From Callospermophilus lateralis isolate mCalLat2 chromosome 5, mCalLat2.hap1, whole genome shotgun sequence, a single genomic window includes:
- the LOC143400433 gene encoding protocadherin alpha-10-like, protein MLIARSGLPGAQCLLLSLLLLTVWEAGSVQLHYSVQEEAKHGTFVGRIAQDLGLELEDLVPRLFRVASKGRRDLLEVNLQNGILFVNSRIDREELCGRSAECSIHLEVIVDRPLQVFHVEVEVKDINDNPPMFSVTEQKISIPESRLLDSRFPLEGASDADVGENAMITYKLSSNEFFILDIISKKDKGKFPVLVLRKLLDREENPQLKLLLTATDGGKPEFTGSVSVFIFVLDANDNAPTFDRSVYEVKMYENQLNQTLVIWLNASDADEGINKEMVYSFSSLVPPIIRRKFLINEMTGEIKVNDYIDFEDRNIYEIHVDVTDKGAPPMVGHCTVLVEVLDENDNSPEVVVTSLALPVEENAQVGTVVALISVSDQDSGANGQVICSLTPHIPFKLVSTFKNYYSLVLDSTLDRETISEYELVVTARDGGSPSLWATASLLVEVADVNDNAPVFAQSEYTVFVKENNPPGCHIFTVSAHDADARENALVSYSLVERRVGERALSSYVSVHAESGKVYALQPLDHEELELLQFQVNARDSGVPPLGSNVTLQVFVLDENDNAPALLRPWTQGAGGSVSELVSRSVGAGHVVAKVRAVDADSGYNAWLSYELLPAKGSARSPFRVGLYTGEISTTRLLDEADAPSQSLLILVKDHGEPALTATTTVLVSLVENGQTPKASLRASAGAVDPEVALVDVNVYLIIAICAISSLLVLTLLLYTALRCSEAPTEGACRPGKPTLVCSSAVGSWSYSQQRRQVYSGESPPKTDLMAFSPSIPPGSGPGDSGVQQEIFENVSTAIL, encoded by the coding sequence ATGTTGATCGCCAGATCCGGCCTTCCGGGAGCCCAGTGTCTGCTGCTCTCGCTTCTGCTCCTGACAGTCTGGGAGGCTGGGAGCGTTCAGCTCCATTACTCGGTCCAGGAGGAAGCCAAACACGGCACTTTCGTGGGCCGCATCGCGCAAGACCTGGGGTTGGAACTGGAAGACCTGGTGCCCCGCCTGTTTCGGGTAGCGTCCAAGGGTCGCAGGGACCTTCTGGAGGTAAATCTGCAGAATGGTATTTTGTTTGTGAATTCTCGGATCGACCGGGAGGAGCTGTGCGGGCGGAGCGCGGAGTGTAGCATCCACCTGGAGGTGATCGTGGACAGACCGCTGCAGGTTTTCCATGTGGAGGTGGAAGTGAAGGACATTAATGACAACCCTCCGATGTTCTCCGTAACAGAACAAAAGATCTCAATACCGGAGTCTAGACTGCTTGACTCTAGATTTCCGCTGGAAGGCGCTTCTGATGCAGATGTTGGAGAGAACGCGATGATTACTTATAAACTCagttcaaatgagtttttcattcTTGATATTATAAGCAAAAAAGACAAAGGCAAGTTCCCAGTCCTTGTTTTGAGAAAACTGCTAGACCGTGAAGAAAATCCACAGCTTAAGTTGTTATTGACGGCAACGGATGGGGGCAAACCTGAATTCACAGGATCTGTTTCTGTGTTCATTTTTGTGTTAGATGCTAATGATAATGCTCCTACATTTGACAGATCCGTTTATGAAGTAAAGATGTATGAAAATCAGTTGAATCAAACGTTAGTAATATGGCTAAATGCTTCTGACGCGGATGAAGGAATAAACAAGGAAATGGTGTATTCTTTTAGCTCTTTGGTCCCACCCATCATAAGAaggaaatttttaataaatgaaatgacaggagaaataaaagtaaatgatTATATTGACTTTGAAGATAGAAACATTTATGAAATTCATGTAGATGTTACAGATAAAGGAGCTCCACCTATGGTTGGTCACTGCACTGTCTTAGTAGAAGTCCTCGATGAAAATGACAATTCTCCTGAGGTAGTTGTCACTTCTTTGGCTCTCCCAGTAGAAGAGAATGCTCAAGTGGGCACTGTCGTTGCCCTAATTAGCGTGTCTGACCAAGACTCTGGAGCCAATGGTCAGGTGATTTGCTCGCTGACACCCCACATCCCCTTCAAGCTGGTGTCCACTTTCAAAAATTACTACTCGCTGGTGTTGGACAGCACCCTGGAccgtgagaccatatctgagtatGAGTTGGTGGTGACTGCGAGGGATGGGGGCTCGCCTTCGCTGTGGGCCACAGCCAGCTTGTTGGTGGAGGTGGCAGATGTGAATGACAATGCGCCAGTGTTTGCGCAGTCCGAGTACACGGTGTTCGTGAAGGAGAACAACCCGCCAGGCTGTCACATCTTCACGGTGTCTGCGCATGACGCGGATGCGCGGGAGAATGCGCTGGTGTCCTACTCTCTGGTGGAGCGGCGGGTGGGTGAGCGTGCACTGTCGAGCTACGTGTCAGTGCACGCGGAGAGCGGCAAGGTGTATGCGCTGCAGCCTTTGGACCATGAGGAGTTGGAGCTGCTGCAGTTCCAGGTGAACGCGCGGGACTCTGGTGTGCCACCCCTGGGCAGCAACGTGACTTTACAAGTATTCGTGCTGGATGAGAACGACAACGCGCCAGCACTGCTGAGACCTTGGACACAAGGAGCAGGCGGCTCTGTGAGCGAACTGGTGTCGCGGTCAGTTGGTGCGGGCCACGTGGTGGCAAAGGTGCGGGCGGTGGACGCAGACTCTGGCTACAATGCGTGGCTGTCTTATGAACTGCTGCCTGCGAAGGGCAGTGCTCGAAGTCCATTCCGCGTGGGGCTGTACACAGGCGAGATCAGCACCACGCGCTTGCTGGATGAGGCGGATGCACCCAGTCAGAGCCTGCTGATTCTGGTGAAAGACCACGGTGAGCCGGCACTGACCGCTACTACCACAGTTCTGGTATCTCTGGTGGAGAATGGTCAGACGCCAAAGGCCTCCTTGCGAGCGTCAGCTGGAGCTGTGGACCCAGAGGTGGCGTTGGTGGATGTCAATGTGTACCTGATCATTGCCATCTGTGCGATATCCAGCCTGTTGGTGCTCACGCTGCTACTGTACACCGCACTGCGGTGCTCAGAGGCGCCCACTGAGGGCGCATGCAGGCCTGGGAAGCCCACGCTGGTGTGCTCTAGCGCGGTGGGGAGCTGGTCATACTCTCAGCAGAGGAGGCAGGTGTATTCTGGTGAGAGCCCACCCAAGACTGACCTCATGGCTTTCAGCCCTAGTATTCCTCCTGGTTCAGGTCCTGGAGATAGTGGAGTCCAACAGGAGATCTTTGAAAATGTGAGTACAGCAATACTGTGA